From the Roseofilum reptotaenium CS-1145 genome, the window AACCCTTCCCTCTTTCCTGGTGCTGTGAGCGCTGTGGCACCACTCCGATTCCATCCCGAACTCGGCAGTGAAACACAGCAGCGGCGACGATACTTTGGGGGTCACCCTTGGGCAAAATAGCTCGGTGCCAGGTCCATTTTTTACAAAAGGTCTTTCTGATATATCAGTAAAGACCTTTTGTTATGTTAATACCTTGTTACTCCTATCCTTAAAGAATTATCCTGAAGGGGCGACAAGCAAGCTAGAAGACAGACTGCAAAAGGGAAATAGCCCTTAAGCTTTTCTGATAATGGGGGCGAGATTGAGGTGAAAACGACATCATTAATTCTACCTCATCGGCAAAATCTGCCAGAGAATCGAACCAAATTTTCCCAATAGGGTGAAATCTATGGGAATGGCTCGCTTCTGATAAATTAAACTTATCATAAATAAATTAACATGACCCCATTGACTGCGGTCAACGGCAATATAGAGAACTCCATCCGGCGAAAATGCTTGCTCTAGCCAGGCTTGGAAAATGGGAAACCCAATTTTAGTTACATCCCATTGAGGTCAAGATAAAAATCTGTGTAATTTTTTGATTCGGCTTCTGTCGTAAATCGGACTGGGAAAATTTTCGGTGAACTTCTCCAACCTGACCCAACGATGTTTTTGCACAAGCATGAGCAAGATGGAAAGCATCAGATATTCTAGAGGAGAAAAATATTGCTGGAGATAGTTTTAGTATAATGAAGGTAATTTTTTTATTGTTTTCAATAGGCTATGGTTGTTGACAATTCCTCGCCTATCTTTTTTTACCTCTTTCGTCTACTCCCCCCACGGGCGAAGCTTTTCAGTCTCCTTGTCGCCCCCTCAGAGAATTATCTTATTCTTCTCTAGAGAAGAATAAGATAGTCCAGGTTTCTTTTTTCAATCTTGGCTGAGTGTCAAAGATATTGATAGAAACCGGGTTTCTGGCTTAACACACGGTATCCCGGATAGCTTCTGCATCAATGGGTTTAATCAGATATAGACGCAGCATATCCCAGCCAATTCCAGCCATTAAGGGTAGTTTGCGGAAGAATTTGACAATTTTAGGGGCATTGCTCTTATCAATTGCTGCCAGCTCCATGTTGCGCTCTGAACAGCGATAAACCCGTGGGAAAAATTCTGGATGATCCACATTTAACATGACTGGGAAAGCCCGACCCGCTGTAGCATTGGTATTGCAAACTACAGTTTGGTCATACTCTCTAGCATCTAAACCAATCATTTCATAAAAGTCAGTGCGCTCATCTACAGTGAGGGAATGAGTAACAAAGACGGTGAGCAGGAAAAAGCGGGCCCAGAGTCGTCCTGTCCAGCTATCCCACATATGGCGCTGTGATCGCAATAGGGCTGTGAAAATATCCCCATGGCGGTTTTCATCCTGACACCAGCTTTCAAAGAACCGGAAGAGCGGATAAAACTGATATTCTGGGTGTTTCTCTAAATGACGGTAAACGGTGATGTAGCGCCAATAGCCAATTTTTTCCGACAGATAGACCGCATAGATAATCCATTCTGGCTTAAAAAATGTATAAGTGCGGTTTTTCGTCAGATAACCCAAATCCAGAGAGATCTTAAAATCACTCATGGCCTTATTCAGAAATCCAGCATGACGGGCTTCATCCCGCGCCATTAAATTAAAGATTTCTGATAATAGGGGCTTAGTGTCTTTGAGCTTACGGGAGAGTTCCTTAAAGAGCAAAAAGCCGGAGAATTCAGAAGTGCAGGAGCGCTCTAAGAAGTCTACAAATGTAGCGCGGGTTTTTTCATCAAGATGTTCCCAAGACTGGTCAAAGCTCTCATCCCGGACAAAGTGATGGCGGTTATAGTCCGCTTTCATTTCAGCCACCATAGCCCGAAGTTCAGCTTCTTGGCTAGAAATATCCATCGAGGCGATGGCCTCAAAATCAGTCGTATAAAACCGAGGGGTCAGCAGGGTTTCCTTGACTGGAGCTTTTACCCCTGGCTTGAGTTCTTCTATCGTCGGTTGTGAGAGCGTCTTAACCATAATCAGGTGCAAAATCAATTTATCGATACATCAGTTTATAACGAAGATAAGAATTGGTCGTCAATTCTCATAAAATATTTACATTGCTTTACGGTTCTTCTTTGTTGTATGCAAAAGTCCATAAAGAGAACGCTTGTTGATCTAGATTGGGATTGATCGATCGCTGAGAGGATCTGGGCACAAAGCTAACTGTAGGAGGGAGTTTGAGGCAGATGTTCAGGCTGCTTTTTCCCTTGGTTACAGCAAAAGGAGTCGAGGGATGTAGCGATCGACTGTACTCCTTACAGTATTAAGTTTTGAAAAAAAATCATCAATTTGAGTTTAATCGCTATAGAGTGATTAGAGTTGAAATTCCAAACAAAACCAACAGAGTCTACAACGTTATTACGAAGTTACTATGAGTCATTCTGAAACCTCCAACCTCCCTCCTACAGATTCTCGCGAACGGTTTAAAACCTGGGTGATGGGTTTACAAGAGAACATCTGTCAAGGACTAGAAAAGATTGATGGTCAAGCTAAATTTAAACAAGACCAGTGGGAAAGGGCCGAAGGAGGTGGCGGTCGTTCCAGAGTGATCCGAGACGGTCGAGTTTTTGAACAAGGTGGAGTGAACTTTTCCGAAGTTTGGGGAAAAGGACTACCCTCTTCTATCCTTACCCAACGTCCTGAAGCAGCAGGTCATCCCTTCTTTGCGACAGGAACATCAATGGTGTTGCACCCCCGTAACCCTTATGTTCCCACCGTTCACCTGAATTATCGCTACTTTGAAGCCGGCCCGGTTTGGTGGTTTGGCGGTGGTGTTGATTTAACTCCCTACTATCCGTTTACCGAAGATGCGATTCACTTCCATCAAACCATTAAGGATGCTTGCGATAAACACGATCCAGAATATTATCCTGCCTTCAAACGCTGGTGTGATGAATATTTCTACCTCAAGCATCGCCAAGAAGCTAGAGGTATTGGTGGAATTTTCTTTGATTACCAAGATGGTCGGGGACAACTCTATCGAGGCCCCAAACCTGAAGGAGAAGCCGCACAATATAGTCAAAAAGTTGGCGACACTTCTCATACTTGGGAAGAGATCTTTGCCTTTGTTCAAAGTTGTGGCAACTCCTTCCTTGATGCCTATCTTCCCATTATTGAGCGCAGACAAGAGATAGAAGCCGGAGAACACGAGCGCAATTTCCAACTTTATCGCCGTGGACGCTATGTAGAATTTAACCTTGTCTATGACCGAGGAACTATTTTTGGCTTACAAACGAATGGCCGTACTGAATCTATTCTGATGTCCTTACCTCCCCTGGTACGTTGGGAATATTGCTATAGTCCAGAAGCAGGCAGCCGAGAAGAAGAGCTTTATACCACGTTCCTAAAAGCCCAAGATTGGGTTAATTGGGAAAAAGAACCGGAATTAGTAGGTGCAAAATAGATCGGCCTTGATTCTATAGCTTTAATCAGCTTTAGAACCCTTGGATTTAAGGGTTATGACTCTCCTTCTGAACCACCGACGGATCTTTCGGTGGTTTCTTGTTTTTAGGTCATATAGCAGAGTTATCCCTGTTGTGTCACTCTGGGAAAACTTTTTTCTTGTCTTAACTTAATTCTAGGACTCTTAGAGAATTGGCGATCGCCATGAGCTAGTTCTAACTTGCTAGAATAAAATCCCATCAATCTCCTAATCCAGATGATTCAAGCCCTAACTCCATCCCTAAGCTTAGAGGAATTTCTGGAGCGTCCAGAAACCAAACCGGCTCTAGAATATCTCAACGGAACCATTCAGGAAAAACCGATGCCCCAAGGTGAACATAGTCGCTTACAATACAGGCTCTGTTTAGCGATTAATACAGTGGCAGAAACGGCTAAGGTTGCTTGTGCGTTTCCCGAACTGCGCTGTACCTTTGGGGGACGTTCTATGGTTCCCGATATTGCTGTCTTTCGCTGGGAAAGAATTCCCCGAACTGATAGCGGAAAAATTGCCAATCGTTTTGACCTTCATCCCGATTGGGCTATTGAAATTTTATCGCCTAACCAAAATCACTCTCAGGCCTTAGATAAATTATTGCATTGTTCGCAAGCAGGCACCAATCTGGGATGGCTAATTAATCCCGCAGAAGAAAGTACTTGGGTCATTCGAGAACATCAACGCATTGATTTATTTACGACTGACGCACAACTGCCTATTTTAGAAGGGATTGATCTACAGTTGAGTGTCTCAGAAATTCTCGGTTGGCTAATCCTCTAAAATCTATTCCCTATTCTCTAGCATGAAGCACTGGCAAAAAAATAGGGACGAACACTCTTCGTCCCTACTTCAATCAAAGTCTGATGAAATTAGCTTAAATCTTCTTCCACACGACCGTAGAAGATACCTTTGATTTTCACATCTACAGGCTCTTTGGCCCCTAAATCAGTATCCGAAGGTTGGACACTGACAAAAATTCCACCAAATTCTCCAGTGCTGGGGTCAACTTTCGTGACTTGTAAAGAAATCTCTCCTTCACCTACTTGAACCCGTTTCACATTAGCCAGGGTCAAATCGTCAGCATCTGCGCTAGAAGGTAAGGCAACGGCATTATCATAACCGGTTGCTACCCCTCTGGCTTTTGGATCGAGGAAGGTGGCTCCCCGATAGGAAGGAACCCGGAATTTACCTTCAAAATCAGTTGAGGTATTGATGCTATCTGTACTCGGTTGACTTTGAGCCAAGAGATTTTTGATAGTAAAGAAGAAGGGAACTTCTTCACCTCCAGGTAGGAGTACGGTAACAATTTGGAAATCAATTCCACCTTTTTCAGCAAAAGTCAGAGCTTTATCTGAATTAAAGGTCAGGTCTCCATAAACTTGAGTAAGGCTGGACGTTTTACGGGTAAGTACTTTACCGGGTACAAACTCAGCTTCTTTACGCTTGCTAGTGGCTTCTTCTTTAACAAAATAGTCATTAGGTTGCAAGCATAAATCAGTTAAGACGTAAGTCTTGCTGGAATCTAGGGGAATGGAACCTCTAGCGGTTTCTTCCAATTGGGGACAGTTATTCGCTAAACCTGTGTTTTTAATATCATCGTAGGTGTAGTCGCTGCCTACGGCTGGGCCTTCACTACAGGCGGTAATCAGACTCAAACACAAGGCTAAGATGACAGAAATAAAAGCGCGGTATTTCATAGTTGAGTTGTTAGCGTTGACCAAATGTGTTTTCCTCCAACGGAGTCGTGCTGCTCCGCAACTAAGAACGGATGGCTTAGGGTGGGGGAGCAGCAAAACTCTTTTAACCATAATTTCATAAAATGGTACGGCTAAGATCCCGTTAAGTTGCTTCAGTGAGCAGAGGGCTGGTTTAATCGTTGATAGACGGTGGCTAACCCGTGGCGATCGCCAACATTCCCTGGAAAGAGGACGACGGGTAAGTTGGGGAATCGGGGATGATCGATGGGAGTACGCACGATAGAACATCCTGGCAGAATTTGGCCCAGCAAACGAGCCGATCGCAGAGCCAACCCGTGACTAAGGACATCGTTCGAGGTAATTCCGCCTTTACTAATTAAATAGCCGATGTCTTCCGGTAAGTTCTGAAC encodes:
- the acsF gene encoding magnesium-protoporphyrin IX monomethyl ester (oxidative) cyclase codes for the protein MVKTLSQPTIEELKPGVKAPVKETLLTPRFYTTDFEAIASMDISSQEAELRAMVAEMKADYNRHHFVRDESFDQSWEHLDEKTRATFVDFLERSCTSEFSGFLLFKELSRKLKDTKPLLSEIFNLMARDEARHAGFLNKAMSDFKISLDLGYLTKNRTYTFFKPEWIIYAVYLSEKIGYWRYITVYRHLEKHPEYQFYPLFRFFESWCQDENRHGDIFTALLRSQRHMWDSWTGRLWARFFLLTVFVTHSLTVDERTDFYEMIGLDAREYDQTVVCNTNATAGRAFPVMLNVDHPEFFPRVYRCSERNMELAAIDKSNAPKIVKFFRKLPLMAGIGWDMLRLYLIKPIDAEAIRDTVC
- the hemF gene encoding oxygen-dependent coproporphyrinogen oxidase, with the translated sequence MSHSETSNLPPTDSRERFKTWVMGLQENICQGLEKIDGQAKFKQDQWERAEGGGGRSRVIRDGRVFEQGGVNFSEVWGKGLPSSILTQRPEAAGHPFFATGTSMVLHPRNPYVPTVHLNYRYFEAGPVWWFGGGVDLTPYYPFTEDAIHFHQTIKDACDKHDPEYYPAFKRWCDEYFYLKHRQEARGIGGIFFDYQDGRGQLYRGPKPEGEAAQYSQKVGDTSHTWEEIFAFVQSCGNSFLDAYLPIIERRQEIEAGEHERNFQLYRRGRYVEFNLVYDRGTIFGLQTNGRTESILMSLPPLVRWEYCYSPEAGSREEELYTTFLKAQDWVNWEKEPELVGAK
- a CDS encoding Uma2 family endonuclease; the encoded protein is MIQALTPSLSLEEFLERPETKPALEYLNGTIQEKPMPQGEHSRLQYRLCLAINTVAETAKVACAFPELRCTFGGRSMVPDIAVFRWERIPRTDSGKIANRFDLHPDWAIEILSPNQNHSQALDKLLHCSQAGTNLGWLINPAEESTWVIREHQRIDLFTTDAQLPILEGIDLQLSVSEILGWLIL
- the psbO gene encoding photosystem II manganese-stabilizing polypeptide → MKYRAFISVILALCLSLITACSEGPAVGSDYTYDDIKNTGLANNCPQLEETARGSIPLDSSKTYVLTDLCLQPNDYFVKEEATSKRKEAEFVPGKVLTRKTSSLTQVYGDLTFNSDKALTFAEKGGIDFQIVTVLLPGGEEVPFFFTIKNLLAQSQPSTDSINTSTDFEGKFRVPSYRGATFLDPKARGVATGYDNAVALPSSADADDLTLANVKRVQVGEGEISLQVTKVDPSTGEFGGIFVSVQPSDTDLGAKEPVDVKIKGIFYGRVEEDLS